A stretch of the Pirellulales bacterium genome encodes the following:
- a CDS encoding 16S rRNA (uracil(1498)-N(3))-methyltransferase gives MSERFFVATPIVADRATLDGAEAHHLARVMRAQVGDSVTLFDGSGFEFMAQIESMAKSRIEFVVLQRREVNRESPVPLTLAVALPKGDRQRWLVEKAVELGVAALVPLETQRGVAQPSAAALNRLRRTVIEASKQCGRNRLLEIAAPQPWRTYVAANQDVLRMVAHSGGNPLCSVWPSQLVEAGNLSVPCVTAAIGPEGGFTKEEIDQALAAGWKAVDLGPRVLRVETAAIALAAWAALMGAAICR, from the coding sequence ATGTCGGAACGATTTTTCGTCGCCACGCCAATCGTCGCCGATCGGGCGACATTGGACGGAGCCGAAGCCCATCATTTGGCGCGCGTGATGCGCGCCCAGGTGGGGGACAGCGTGACATTATTCGACGGCTCCGGTTTCGAGTTCATGGCACAAATTGAATCGATGGCAAAATCGCGCATTGAATTTGTAGTGCTGCAGCGGCGAGAAGTGAATCGAGAATCGCCTGTGCCACTTACACTGGCCGTGGCGCTACCGAAGGGTGATCGGCAGCGCTGGCTGGTGGAAAAAGCGGTCGAGTTGGGCGTGGCCGCGTTGGTTCCGTTGGAAACCCAGCGCGGCGTGGCGCAGCCTTCGGCCGCGGCATTGAATCGCCTGCGACGAACCGTGATTGAAGCCAGCAAGCAATGCGGCCGCAACCGGTTGCTGGAAATCGCCGCGCCGCAACCGTGGCGAACTTATGTTGCGGCCAACCAGGACGTTTTAAGAATGGTTGCTCATTCGGGCGGAAACCCCTTGTGCAGTGTTTGGCCGAGTCAATTGGTCGAGGCGGGCAATTTATCCGTTCCCTGTGTAACGGCAGCGATTGGTCCCGAGGGCGGGTTCACCAAAGAAGAAATTGACCAGGCTCTGGCCGCCGGGTGGAAAGCGGTCGATTTGGGGCCGCGCGTGCTGCGGGTGGAGACGGCCGCCATTGCTTTGGCAGCGTGGGCCGCATTAATGGGAGCAGCCATTTGCAGATAG
- a CDS encoding AAA family ATPase: MLRKYWKLRESPFRGTLDWRRFFRSPVHEEALARLHFLVEQRRRLGLLLGPAGCGKSLVLDIFARRLRRGGAQVVNVNLLGTNLHEFLWLMAAELGLNPDRHDDPFRLWRDVLDRLAENRYQQLDTVLLLDDADDAPAVVSDHIVRLAQTENISGGRLTIVLAAAATPPANSAVRLSPRLLELAELRIDLEAWEPADTAQYVNETLAQAGSMSPIFTNEALDRLHELTAGIPRRIDQLANLALLAGAGRQLAQIDVDTVDSVYQELGAVDAVA; encoded by the coding sequence ATGCTTCGCAAATACTGGAAATTGCGCGAATCGCCTTTCCGCGGCACGCTGGATTGGCGTCGGTTTTTTCGCAGCCCCGTCCACGAAGAAGCGCTGGCCCGTTTGCATTTCCTGGTGGAACAGCGGCGACGTTTGGGCTTGTTGCTAGGTCCGGCCGGCTGCGGTAAATCGCTGGTGTTGGACATTTTCGCCCGACGACTGCGGCGCGGCGGCGCTCAGGTGGTCAACGTTAATTTACTGGGAACCAACTTGCACGAATTTCTGTGGCTGATGGCCGCAGAACTGGGATTGAATCCGGATCGTCACGACGACCCATTCCGGCTGTGGCGCGATGTGCTCGATCGGCTGGCGGAAAACCGCTATCAACAGCTCGACACGGTGCTGTTGTTGGACGATGCCGACGATGCTCCCGCCGTGGTATCAGATCATATCGTGCGGCTGGCGCAAACCGAAAATATTTCGGGCGGTCGTTTAACCATCGTGCTGGCCGCCGCCGCCACGCCGCCGGCTAATTCCGCCGTCCGTTTGTCGCCGCGATTGTTGGAATTGGCCGAGCTGCGCATCGATCTGGAAGCCTGGGAACCGGCCGATACCGCGCAGTACGTGAACGAAACCCTGGCGCAGGCGGGGAGCATGTCTCCGATTTTCACCAACGAAGCGTTGGACCGTTTGCACGAATTAACCGCAGGTATTCCGCGGCGCATCGATCAATTGGCAAACTTGGCCCTGTTGGCCGGGGCAGGCCGCCAGTTGGCGCAAATCGACGTCGACACGGTGGACAGCGTCTATCAGGAATTGGGCGCGGTCGACGCTGTGGCGTAA